In the Candidatus Zixiibacteriota bacterium genome, one interval contains:
- a CDS encoding amidase family protein: MADLFRLSASEAAARIREGTLTSEALVRSCLERIDARESQVRAWAHLDRDFALAQARECDRSASRGPIHGIPFAAKDIMDTADLPTEYGSPIYEGHRPAADAACVALSRAAGGVLLGKTVTTEFASRFPWGKTTNPHDPGHTPGGSSSGSAAAVADCMVPLAFGTQTVGSVIRPAAFCGCIGYKPSYGEISTQGVKQNTASFDTVGLFARAVEDIALFRAAVTGFAPKPLAAPAVSELKIGFCRTMFWDRAEAYTKTLLEEAASTLAKAGAKVSDFELGEPFERFEIMGRRINDYEFSRALAWERNRHWNLLSELQRNKLSAWLDISYEQYREAEAVLARCRARLADAMKDVDLLLTPSALGEAPAGLTSTGDTSFNILATWTYTPCVTLPVFTGPSGLPVGIQLIGHRNQDHRLLEGALAVYRVVSK; encoded by the coding sequence ATGGCAGACCTGTTCCGGTTGTCGGCGAGCGAAGCTGCGGCGCGCATCCGCGAGGGGACGCTCACGTCCGAGGCGCTGGTGCGCTCCTGCCTGGAGCGCATCGACGCGCGGGAATCGCAGGTCCGCGCCTGGGCCCATCTCGACCGTGACTTCGCCCTGGCGCAGGCGCGCGAATGCGACCGGAGCGCGAGTCGGGGGCCGATCCACGGCATTCCGTTCGCCGCCAAGGACATCATGGATACGGCCGACCTGCCGACGGAATACGGCTCGCCGATCTACGAGGGCCACCGCCCCGCCGCGGACGCCGCCTGCGTGGCGCTCAGCCGCGCGGCGGGCGGCGTGCTGCTGGGTAAGACGGTGACCACCGAGTTCGCCAGCCGGTTCCCATGGGGGAAGACGACCAATCCGCACGATCCCGGGCACACGCCCGGCGGCTCCTCCAGCGGCTCCGCCGCCGCGGTGGCCGATTGCATGGTGCCGCTCGCCTTCGGCACGCAGACGGTCGGCTCGGTGATCCGGCCGGCGGCGTTCTGCGGCTGCATCGGCTACAAGCCGAGCTACGGCGAGATCAGCACGCAGGGCGTGAAGCAGAACACGGCGTCTTTCGACACCGTGGGGCTTTTTGCACGCGCCGTCGAGGACATCGCTCTGTTTCGGGCCGCGGTTACGGGATTCGCGCCGAAGCCGCTCGCCGCTCCGGCGGTGAGCGAGCTCAAGATCGGCTTTTGCCGCACCATGTTCTGGGATCGCGCGGAGGCGTACACGAAGACCCTGCTTGAAGAGGCCGCCAGCACGCTGGCGAAGGCCGGAGCGAAGGTGTCCGATTTCGAGCTGGGAGAGCCGTTCGAGCGATTCGAGATCATGGGGCGGCGCATCAACGATTACGAATTCTCCCGCGCCCTCGCGTGGGAACGGAACCGGCACTGGAACCTCTTGAGCGAGCTCCAGCGCAACAAGCTGAGCGCGTGGCTCGACATCTCCTACGAGCAGTACCGGGAGGCGGAGGCGGTGCTCGCCCGGTGCCGGGCCCGTCTCGCCGACGCGATGAAGGACGTCGACCTGCTGCTCACGCCGAGCGCTCTCGGAGAAGCCCCGGCGGGACTGACCAGCACGGGCGACACCTCGTTCAACATACTGGCGACCTGGACCTACACTCCTTGCGTCACGCTGCCCGTCTTCACCGGACCGTCCGGCCTGCCGGTCGGCATCCAGCTGATCGGTCACCGAAACCAGGATCACCGCCTGCTCGAAGGGGCGCTTGCGGTCTACCGGGTGGTCTCGAAATGA
- a CDS encoding cytochrome c oxidase assembly protein, with translation MGPSLKSFFSALVAAAVLALPACYLHVSDRNRSPSGRARVVERYVRATYARNFSGAHRWLSAADRRAKSVRDYALERGELGGFTALLAARLADLIEIAAVEESFSGRRAKMKLKVKAPDPDRLAADLLGWDEERLNALSAKEQRELLAMIERRRRAGSLPFVETEETYDLVEEEGGWRIVLDPSPGVRVRVLTKLPPSSPLRVESVPGEIVFRPGEPFTVTLRVRNPSNREIWARVAHNAEPKLMEKFIGLGDCGVFVPFRLAPGEEEENRSTFLVWTDMPREVDRFTMIYTFEIDD, from the coding sequence ATGGGACCGAGCCTCAAGAGCTTCTTTTCGGCGCTCGTCGCGGCGGCGGTGCTCGCCCTTCCCGCCTGTTACCTCCACGTTTCCGACCGCAACCGGTCCCCCTCCGGGCGGGCCCGGGTCGTTGAGCGCTACGTGAGGGCTACCTACGCCCGGAACTTCTCCGGGGCCCACCGCTGGCTTTCCGCTGCGGACCGTCGGGCGAAAAGCGTTCGGGACTACGCGCTGGAGCGGGGAGAGCTCGGGGGGTTCACTGCCCTTCTCGCGGCGCGGCTCGCCGATCTGATCGAGATCGCGGCCGTGGAGGAAAGCTTCTCGGGACGCCGGGCGAAGATGAAACTCAAGGTCAAGGCCCCGGACCCCGACCGGCTCGCTGCCGACCTGCTCGGATGGGACGAGGAGCGGCTGAACGCGCTTTCGGCAAAGGAGCAACGCGAGCTGCTCGCGATGATCGAGCGGAGGCGGCGCGCGGGCTCGCTTCCGTTCGTCGAAACCGAGGAGACCTACGATCTGGTGGAAGAAGAGGGCGGCTGGCGGATCGTCCTGGACCCGTCGCCGGGCGTGCGGGTTCGGGTGCTGACGAAGCTGCCGCCGTCGTCGCCGCTCCGCGTGGAGAGCGTGCCCGGCGAGATCGTCTTCCGGCCCGGCGAGCCTTTCACCGTCACCCTCAGGGTCAGGAATCCCTCGAACAGGGAGATCTGGGCCAGGGTCGCCCATAACGCCGAGCCGAAGCTCATGGAAAAGTTCATCGGGCTCGGCGACTGCGGCGTCTTCGTCCCGTTCCGGCTCGCGCCGGGCGAAGAGGAAGAAAACCGCTCAACCTTCCTGGTGTGGACCGACATGCCGCGGGAGGTCGATCGCTTCACGATGATCTACACCTTCGAGATCGACGACTAG